CCGCGAGCGCGAGAAGGACCGCGAGAAGGACAAGGCCCGCAAGCAGCGCGAGGAGCAGCAGCGCAAGCGCGACGAGGACAAGTCCAAGCCGCGCAAGACGGCCAAGATCGAAGAGCTGCTGAAGGTGGGCCAGGAGGTCGTGGTCCAGATCTCCAAGGATCCCATCGGCACCAAGGGCGCGCGCCTCACCTCGCACATCTCCATCCCGGGCCGTCACCTGGTGTTCATGCCCACGGTGGACCACGTGGGCATCAGCCGCCGCATCTCCAACGAGAAGGAGCGCAAGCGCCTGCGGGAGATCGTGGACCGGTTCCGTCCGCCCGGGACGGGCTTCATCGTGCGCACGGTGGCCGAGAACGTGCCGCAGGAGAAGCTCGAGACCGACATCCGCTTCCTCATCGAGGTGTGGAACCAGGTGGTGCGCCGCAACGAGAAGCGCGGTGGCCCCGGCCTGCTGCACCCCGACCTGGATCTCATCCTGCGCGCCACGCGCGACCTCTTCGCCCACGACGTGGAGAAGCTCGTCGTGGATGACCGCGAGGAGTACGAGCGCATCCTCGGCTTCGTGAACGCGCAGGATCCGGCGCTCAAGGACCGGGTGGTGCTCCACGAGTCGGACGAGCCCATCTTCGACGCGTACGGGATTGAGCACGAGCTGCAGCGCGCCACCCAGCGCAAGGTGTGGCTCAAGAGCGGCGGCTACCTCATCATCGACCAGGCCGAGGCGCTCACCGCCATCGACGTCAACTCGGGCCGCTACGTCGGCAAGAAGAGCCTCGAGGAGACGATCACCAAGATCAACGTCGAGGCGGCCAAGGAGATCGTCTACCAGCTGCGGCTGCGCAACATCGGCGGCATCATCATCTGCGACTTCATCGACATGGAGAAGCCGCAGAACCGGGACAAGGTCTTCAAGTCGCTGCAGGAGGCGCTGGGCCGGGACAAGGCCAAGACGAACGTGCTGCGCATCTCCGAGCTGGGCCTGGTGGAGATGACGCGCAAGCGCGTGCGCGAGTCCATCGGCCGGGTGCTGCACGAGGACTGCCCGTACTGCGACGGCAAGGGCTTCGTGAAGACGGCGACCACGGTGGCCTACGAGATCTTCGGGGAGATCCGCCGCGAGGCGCCGGGCTACAAGGACCCGACGCTGGTCATCAACTGCAACGCCGAGGTGGCGCGGCTGCTCCAGGGCGAGGAGCGCCAGGAGCTGCGGCACCTGATGGACCGCTACAACAAGTCCATCCAGGTGAAGGCGCAGCAGAACTACCACCGCGAGCAGTACGACATCTACGGCCGCAGCGCGCAGGGCGGGGACCACAAGGTGGCCTCGTCGCCGGGCTCGGGCGATGGCGAGCTGTCGATGCAGCGCCGGCCCGAGAGCGGCGGAGGCGAGCGGGGCTTGCGCGAGGGTGGCCGCGAGCGCGACCGGGGTGGTGACCGGGGTGGTGGCCGTGACCGCAACGAGCGTGGCGAGCGCGGTGACCGGGGTGGTGGCCGTGACCGCAACGAGCGCGGCGACCGCAATGAGCGCGGCGAGCGCGGTGACCGGGGTGGTGGCCGTGACCGCGACCGGGGTGACCGCGGTGGCGGCGGCGGTGGTGGCCGCGACCGCGACCGCAATCGGGGCGAGCAACAGCGCCGGCCCGAGCAGCGCGAAGGACGTGGCCAGCAGCAGGGGCAGGCAGGCGAGCAGCCCAACGCGGGTGGCACGCCTCCGAAGCCGCCGAGCGGTGGCAACGAGTCCGGCGGCAACAGCTGAGTGCAACCGCCCCTCTCCCCTCGGGAGAGGGACGGGGTGAGGGTGCCGGGCCCGCCGTGGAGCACCCACCGCGGGCCCCCCTCCCCCTGGCCGAGTGGCCCTGGCATTGGTTAGCCTTCGCCTCCCCCGGATGCGGCCCTTCACCCCCCTCTTCCTCAAGCGACTGCGCACCAGCGCGCTTCAGTGGGCCCGGCGCACCTGGGCTCCGCTGGAGCGGACGCGCATGGGCCGCTTCGCCATGGACACGTTCGTGGCGGTGCGGGGCCTCGCACGAGGCTTCCAGGGCGAGAACATCCGCCTGCGGGCCGCGGCACTCACCTACATCAGCGTCTTCTCCCTGGTGCCGCTGCTGACGGTGGTGGTGGCCCTGCTCGGCGCCTACCACCAACAGGCGATGCAGCACCGCCTGCGTGAGTTCATCTTCGCGGTGATGGCCCCGGGAGTGCGTGAGGAGTCGGCGGCCTTCCTCGGGAGCTTCCTGGAGCCGGGCCACACGACGGCCATTGGAAGCGCGGGCTTCCTCGGACTGCTCTTCTCGGCGGGCTCGCTGCTGCACAACATCGACGTCTCGTTGAACGAGATCTGGGGCGTGAAGAACCACCGCTCCTGGGTGGTGCGAGGGCTCATCTACGCGGGGCTGCTGCTGCTGGGGCCGCTGATGCTGGCCATCTCGTTCACGGGCTCGGGCGTGGTCCGCTCCTTCCTGGCGGGCACCCACGCGCCACTCGTCCTGGATCTCTTCGAGCTGCTGTTCGGCGCCCTGTCTCCCCTCGTGGCGGCGGGTGGGCTCACCCTGCTCTACTACGTGACGCCCAACACCCACCTGCGCCTGCGCTCGGCGCTCTCGGGCGGGTTGGTGGCGGGCGCGGCCTGGAGCGTGGCGCGGCATGTGTACACGGGGATCGCC
The sequence above is drawn from the Archangium gephyra genome and encodes:
- a CDS encoding Rne/Rng family ribonuclease — its product is MSSILVINAAGRETRVALVETGHIAEFYLERKKDKGIVGNIYKGRVVRVLPGMQAAFVDIGLEKAAFLYVSDVVYDPDFARAQFELTEGEHDDAPEVPEESEAMAAEAAHETGAEVDAEVHEHAAPGGEAPPAVEEPEHPAEESRAEEATPVAAPAEPVAVASPAEPVAEAAPAEPVAVAAPAEPVSLSQAPVESAPVSMEAQAAPEAVASAPATDGSVALALPPEPSPVAGEQAAVAPAAPAEAPAQRPETAAGERRAPRENREAAREAREARRDQKDREREKDREKDKARKQREEQQRKRDEDKSKPRKTAKIEELLKVGQEVVVQISKDPIGTKGARLTSHISIPGRHLVFMPTVDHVGISRRISNEKERKRLREIVDRFRPPGTGFIVRTVAENVPQEKLETDIRFLIEVWNQVVRRNEKRGGPGLLHPDLDLILRATRDLFAHDVEKLVVDDREEYERILGFVNAQDPALKDRVVLHESDEPIFDAYGIEHELQRATQRKVWLKSGGYLIIDQAEALTAIDVNSGRYVGKKSLEETITKINVEAAKEIVYQLRLRNIGGIIICDFIDMEKPQNRDKVFKSLQEALGRDKAKTNVLRISELGLVEMTRKRVRESIGRVLHEDCPYCDGKGFVKTATTVAYEIFGEIRREAPGYKDPTLVINCNAEVARLLQGEERQELRHLMDRYNKSIQVKAQQNYHREQYDIYGRSAQGGDHKVASSPGSGDGELSMQRRPESGGGERGLREGGRERDRGGDRGGGRDRNERGERGDRGGGRDRNERGDRNERGERGDRGGGRDRDRGDRGGGGGGGRDRDRNRGEQQRRPEQREGRGQQQGQAGEQPNAGGTPPKPPSGGNESGGNS
- a CDS encoding YhjD/YihY/BrkB family envelope integrity protein, coding for MRPFTPLFLKRLRTSALQWARRTWAPLERTRMGRFAMDTFVAVRGLARGFQGENIRLRAAALTYISVFSLVPLLTVVVALLGAYHQQAMQHRLREFIFAVMAPGVREESAAFLGSFLEPGHTTAIGSAGFLGLLFSAGSLLHNIDVSLNEIWGVKNHRSWVVRGLIYAGLLLLGPLMLAISFTGSGVVRSFLAGTHAPLVLDLFELLFGALSPLVAAGGLTLLYYVTPNTHLRLRSALSGGLVAGAAWSVARHVYTGIAAYSFRHNPLYASLGALPMFLAWLYVDWLLFLIGARLSYAVEHATFRDSLWAFGAHPRARELVAARVAQETTLVWFDGGTPPLPRDLALRLRVAEALVDEVVDDLEQAGLLERHRRGGVLPARAPAELTLADLTLAVHGVYNPVEPGTHSTPRAAGFEVLDAFFRESDRAGLDVLRRTRWVDLAILVRPGLAEAQAATAPATSPAPVPAETVAGSGNP